The Mastomys coucha isolate ucsf_1 unplaced genomic scaffold, UCSF_Mcou_1 pScaffold11, whole genome shotgun sequence genome includes a window with the following:
- the Gpr20 gene encoding G-protein coupled receptor 20 gives MKRAGGALTTAMPSALSMRPWDAALPNTTAAARRNGSVLEMPLFHQFAQLDEELQATFPSLWLALMVVHGTIFLAGLVLNGLALYVFCCRTRAKTPSVTYTINLVVTDLLVGLSLPTRFVVFYGARGCLRCAFPHVLGYFLNMHCSILFLTCICVDRYLAIVQPEGSRRWRQPACAKAVCIFVWLAAGVVTLSVLGVKSGGRSCCRVFALTVLEFLLPLLVISVFTGRIMCALSRPGLLRQGRQRRVRAMQLLLTVLVIFLVCFTPFHARQVAVALWPNGPRHTSLVAYHVAVTLSSLNSCMDPIVYCFITSGFQTTVRGLFYQRGEEFKPSSMDVVSMHKSARGSAPVRILSTGSHTLTQTLTNGPEP, from the coding sequence GCTGGGGGTGCACTGACCACTGCCATGCCCTCTGCATTGTCTATGAGGCCCTGGGATGCTGCGCTCCCCAATACCACTGCAGCAGCAAGGAGAAATGGGAGTGTGCTAGAGATGCCTCTGTTCCATCAGTTTGCCCAGCTGGATGAGGAACTGCAAGCCACCTTTCCCAGCCTATGGCTGGCACTAATGGTTGTGCATGGCACCATCTTCCTTGCCGGGCTGGTGCTCAACGGACTGGCGCTGTATGTCTTCTGCTGTCGCACTCGGGCCAAGACACCTTCAGTCACCTATACCATCAACCTGGTGGTGACTGACCTGCTAGTGGGCCTGTCCCTACCCACACGCTTTGTTGTCTTCTACGGTGCCCGCGGCTGCCTGCGCTGTGCCTTCCCTCATGTCCTGGGCTACTTCCTCAACATGCATTGTTCCATCCTCTTCCTTACCTGCATCTGTGTGGACCGCTACCTGGCCATTGTGCAACCTGAGGGTTCCCGTCGCTGGCGCCAGCCAGCCTGTGCCAAGGCCGTGTGCATCTTTGTGTGGCTGGCGGCAGGAGTCGTGACCCTGTCTGTCCTGGGTGTGAAGTCTGGTGGACGATCATGCTGCCGTGTTTTTGCTCTGACCGTTCTGGAGTTCCTTCTGCCGCTGCTGGTCATCAGCGTGTTCACAGGCCGGATCATGTGCGCGCTGTCAAGGCCAGGTCTGCTACGCCAAGGCCGTCAGCGGCGTGTGAGGGCCATGCAGCTGCTGCTCACGGTGCTGGTCATCTTCCTGGTCTGTTTCACACCCTTCCATGCCCGCCAGGTGGCGGTGGCACTGTGGCCCAATGGACCTAGACATACCAGCCTTGTGGCTTACCACGTGGCTGTCACCCTCAGCAGCCTCAACAGCTGCATGGACCCCATCGTCTACTGCTTCATCACGAGTGGCTTCCAGACCACTGTCCGAGGCCTCTTCTACCAGCGTGGAGAAGAATTCAAGCCCAGCAGTATGGATGTGGTCAGCATGCACAAGAGCGCCAGGGGCTCAGCCCCCGTTCGCATCCTCAGCACCGGTTCTCACACCCTCACCCAGACTCTGACCAACGGGCCTGAGCCATAG